In the Peptoclostridium acidaminophilum DSM 3953 genome, one interval contains:
- the grdA gene encoding glycine/sarcosine/betaine reductase complex selenoprotein A, whose product MSIFDGKKVIIIGDRDGIPGPAMAECLKGTGAEVVYSATECFVUTAAGAMDLENQNRVKSFTEQYGAENMIVLVGAAEAESAGLAAETVTAGDPTFAGPLAGVQLGLRVFHAVEPEFKDSVDSAVYDEQIGMMEMVLDVDSIIAEMKSIREQFCKFND is encoded by the coding sequence ATGTCAATATTTGACGGCAAAAAAGTCATCATAATCGGTGACAGAGACGGAATACCAGGTCCTGCTATGGCAGAATGTCTAAAAGGCACTGGAGCAGAAGTAGTATACTCTGCAACAGAATGCTTTGTCTGAACAGCTGCTGGTGCAATGGACCTAGAGAATCAGAATAGGGTTAAGAGCTTTACTGAGCAGTACGGTGCAGAGAACATGATAGTTCTTGTTGGTGCAGCAGAAGCTGAATCAGCAGGACTAGCTGCAGAGACTGTTACAGCAGGAGACCCTACATTCGCAGGACCACTTGCAGGAGTCCAGTTGGGACTAAGAGTATTCCACGCAGTTGAACCAGAATTCAAAGATTCAGTAGACTCAGCAGTATACGATGAGCAAATAGGCATGATGGAAATGGTTCTTGATGTTGACTCGATAATAGCTGAAATGAAGTCAATAAGAGAGCAGTTCTGCAAGTTCAATGACTAA
- a CDS encoding GrdX family protein yields MEIITNNPLVKEKLLQKAERPDRVKNITFLSDCDYIGVLHNVRNLVHSGYKILTHPLYGSVKPNETPYRTIFVEPGTGLDMDSLKLIESAIQTVETFQKNYKTPVWDEKVTDDFQVVDLDLIAHTLNGIKF; encoded by the coding sequence TTGGAGATTATAACTAATAATCCTCTTGTGAAGGAAAAGCTTCTCCAAAAGGCAGAGAGACCTGACAGGGTAAAAAACATAACGTTTTTATCGGACTGCGATTATATCGGAGTACTCCACAATGTCAGAAATCTTGTGCATTCTGGTTACAAGATACTCACCCATCCTTTGTATGGAAGCGTAAAGCCAAATGAAACACCATACAGAACGATATTTGTGGAACCGGGAACAGGTCTTGATATGGACTCCCTGAAGCTTATTGAAAGCGCAATTCAAACAGTTGAGACATTCCAGAAGAACTACAAGACACCTGTATGGGACGAAAAAGTAACAGACGACTTTCAGGTTGTAGACTTGGATCTTATTGCACACACACTTAACGGGATCAAATTCTAG
- the trxA gene encoding thioredoxin TrxA has protein sequence MSALLVEIDKDQFQAEVLEAEGYVLVDYFSDGCVPCKALMPDVEELAAKYEGKVAFRKFNTSSARRLAISQKILGLPTITLYKGGQKVEEVTKDDATRENIDAMIAKHVG, from the coding sequence ATGAGCGCATTACTAGTTGAAATAGACAAGGATCAATTCCAAGCAGAGGTACTAGAGGCAGAAGGCTATGTACTAGTTGATTACTTCAGCGACGGCTGTGTACCATGCAAGGCTCTTATGCCTGACGTGGAAGAGCTGGCTGCTAAATACGAAGGCAAGGTTGCATTCCGTAAATTCAACACAAGCTCAGCAAGAAGACTTGCAATAAGCCAAAAAATACTTGGACTTCCAACAATAACACTTTACAAGGGTGGACAAAAGGTAGAGGAAGTTACTAAAGACGACGCTACTAGAGAAAACATAGATGCAATGATAGCTAAGCACGTTGGCTAA
- a CDS encoding glycine/sarcosine/betaine reductase component B subunit, protein MRLELGNIFIKDIQFAAETKVENGVLYVNKDEMIKKLSTIEHIKSVDLDIARPGESVRITPVKDVIEPRVKVEGPGGIFPGVISKVDTVGSGRTHVLKGAAVVTTGKVVGFQEGIVDMTGPGAEYTPFSKTLNLVVIAEPEDGVDQPRHEEALRMVGLNAGVYLGEAGRNVTPDEVKVYETDTIFEGAAKYPNLPKVGYVYMLQTQGLLHDTYVYGVDAKKIVPTILYPTEVMDGAVLSGNCVSSCDKNPTYVHCNNPMVEELYAMHGKEINFVGVIITNENVYLADKERSSNWTAKLCKFLGLDGAIVSQEGFGNPDTDLIMNCKKIEIEGVKTVISTDEYAGRDGASQSLADADVRANAVVSNGNANMVIVLPPMDKVIGHIQYIDTIAGGFDGALRADGSVEVEIQAITGATNELGFGYLSAKGY, encoded by the coding sequence ATGCGTTTGGAACTTGGAAATATCTTCATCAAAGACATTCAGTTCGCTGCAGAGACAAAAGTAGAAAATGGGGTTCTTTATGTAAATAAAGACGAAATGATTAAAAAATTAAGCACAATTGAACACATCAAATCAGTAGATCTTGACATCGCACGTCCAGGAGAGAGTGTGAGAATAACTCCGGTTAAGGATGTTATAGAGCCAAGGGTTAAGGTTGAAGGACCTGGCGGAATATTCCCAGGAGTAATAAGCAAGGTTGATACTGTAGGTTCAGGAAGAACTCACGTGCTTAAGGGCGCTGCGGTAGTAACAACTGGAAAAGTAGTTGGATTCCAGGAAGGTATAGTAGACATGACTGGTCCTGGAGCGGAGTATACTCCTTTCTCTAAGACTCTTAACCTTGTAGTAATAGCTGAGCCGGAAGACGGCGTAGATCAGCCTAGACACGAAGAGGCTCTAAGAATGGTTGGACTAAATGCCGGCGTATATCTTGGAGAAGCTGGAAGAAACGTAACTCCAGACGAAGTAAAAGTATATGAAACTGATACAATATTCGAAGGAGCAGCAAAGTATCCAAACCTTCCAAAGGTAGGATATGTGTACATGCTTCAAACACAAGGTCTTCTACACGACACATATGTATACGGCGTAGACGCGAAGAAAATAGTTCCAACAATACTATACCCAACAGAAGTAATGGATGGAGCTGTACTAAGCGGAAACTGCGTTTCGTCTTGCGACAAGAACCCAACATACGTACACTGCAACAACCCAATGGTTGAAGAGCTTTATGCAATGCACGGAAAAGAGATCAACTTTGTTGGTGTTATAATAACAAACGAAAACGTATACCTTGCTGACAAGGAAAGATCTTCAAACTGGACAGCAAAGCTTTGCAAATTCCTAGGACTTGACGGTGCGATAGTATCTCAGGAAGGCTTTGGAAACCCAGATACAGACCTTATAATGAACTGCAAGAAGATAGAAATAGAAGGCGTTAAGACTGTAATATCTACAGACGAGTACGCAGGAAGAGACGGAGCATCTCAGTCACTTGCTGACGCCGATGTAAGAGCTAACGCTGTTGTAAGTAACGGTAACGCCAACATGGTAATAGTACTTCCTCCAATGGATAAGGTTATAGGCCACATCCAGTACATCGACACTATAGCAGGCGGATTCGACGGAGCTCTAAGAGCTGACGGAAGTGTAGAAGTTGAAATCCAGGCTATAACAGGAGCTACAAACGAGCTTGGCTTCGGATACCTATCTGCTAAAGGATACTAA
- the trxB gene encoding thioredoxin-disulfide reductase, with protein sequence MENVYDLAIIGSGPAGLAAALYGARAKMKTIMIEGQKVGGQIVITHEVANYPGSVREATGPSLIERMEEQANEFGAEKVMDKIVDVDLDGKIKVIKGEKAEYKAKSVILATGAAPRLAGCPGEQELTGKGVSYCATCDADFFEDMEVFVVGGGDTAVEEAMYLAKFARKVTIVHRRDELRAAKSIQEKAFKNPKLDFMWNSAIEEIKGDGIVESAVFKNLVTGETTEYFANEEDGTFGIFVFIGYIPKSDVFKGKITLDDAGYIITDDNMKTNVDGVFAAGDIRVKSLRQVVTACADGAIAATQAEKYVEANFEE encoded by the coding sequence GTGGAAAATGTATACGATTTGGCCATAATAGGTTCAGGTCCTGCAGGGCTGGCAGCAGCTCTATACGGAGCCAGAGCCAAGATGAAGACAATCATGATTGAAGGTCAGAAAGTCGGAGGACAAATAGTAATAACTCACGAGGTTGCAAACTACCCAGGCTCAGTAAGAGAAGCTACGGGTCCATCACTTATAGAGAGAATGGAAGAGCAGGCTAACGAGTTCGGCGCCGAGAAGGTAATGGACAAGATAGTAGACGTTGACCTTGACGGCAAGATAAAAGTAATAAAAGGCGAAAAAGCCGAGTACAAGGCAAAATCAGTAATACTTGCAACAGGAGCGGCTCCAAGACTTGCAGGCTGCCCGGGAGAGCAGGAGCTTACAGGCAAGGGAGTATCATACTGCGCAACTTGCGACGCTGACTTCTTCGAGGACATGGAAGTTTTCGTAGTAGGCGGAGGAGACACTGCTGTTGAAGAGGCTATGTACCTTGCGAAGTTTGCAAGAAAGGTTACAATAGTTCACAGAAGAGACGAGCTAAGAGCTGCCAAGTCTATACAGGAGAAGGCATTCAAGAATCCTAAGCTAGACTTCATGTGGAACTCTGCAATAGAAGAAATAAAGGGTGACGGCATAGTTGAATCTGCAGTATTCAAGAACCTTGTTACTGGAGAGACTACAGAGTACTTTGCAAACGAAGAAGACGGCACATTCGGAATATTCGTATTCATAGGCTACATACCTAAGAGCGACGTATTCAAGGGCAAGATAACGCTTGACGATGCCGGATATATAATAACAGACGACAACATGAAGACAAATGTTGATGGCGTATTTGCAGCAGGAGACATAAGAGTCAAGTCTCTAAGACAAGTAGTTACTGCATGCGCAGACGGAGCTATAGCTGCAACTCAGGCTGAAAAATATGTTGAGGCTAACTTCGAAGAGTAA
- the grdA gene encoding glycine/sarcosine/betaine reductase complex selenoprotein A produces MSLFDGKKVIIIGDRDGIPGPAIAECLKGTAAEVVYSATECFVUTAAGAMDLENQNRVKGFADQFGAENLVVLVGAAEAESAGLAAETVTAGDPTFAGPLAGVQLGLRVFHAVEPEFKDAVDSAVYDEQIGMMEMVLDVDSIIAEMKSIREQFGKFND; encoded by the coding sequence ATGAGTTTGTTTGACGGCAAAAAAGTCATCATCATCGGTGACAGAGACGGTATACCAGGTCCTGCTATCGCAGAATGTTTAAAAGGCACTGCAGCAGAAGTAGTTTACTCTGCTACAGAATGCTTTGTCTGAACAGCTGCTGGTGCAATGGACCTAGAGAATCAGAATAGGGTTAAAGGCTTTGCTGATCAGTTTGGAGCAGAGAATCTTGTAGTTCTTGTTGGTGCAGCAGAAGCTGAATCAGCAGGACTAGCTGCTGAAACTGTTACAGCAGGAGACCCTACATTCGCAGGACCACTTGCAGGAGTCCAGTTGGGACTAAGAGTATTCCACGCAGTTGAGCCAGAATTCAAAGATGCGGTAGACTCAGCAGTTTACGATGAGCAAATAGGTATGATGGAAATGGTTCTTGACGTTGACTCGATAATAGCTGAAATGAAGTCAATAAGAGAGCAGTTTGGTAAGTTCAACGACTAA
- the grdB gene encoding glycine reductase complex selenoprotein B produces MSKIKVVHYINQFFAGVGGEEKADIEPFIAESLPPVSQSLATLVKDDAEVVGTVVCGDSYFGENLVEAKNRILEMIKSFNPDIVVAGPAFNAGRYGVAAATVTKAVQDELGIPAVTGMYIENPGADMFKKYAYIISTGNSAAAMRTALPAMAKFAMKLAKGEEIGGPAAEGYIERGIRVNMFKEDRGAKRAVAMLVKKLKGEEYETEYPMPSFDKVEPGKAIKDMSKAKIAIVTSGGIVPKGNPDRIESSSASKYGKYDIQGIDDLTSEGWETAHGGHDPIYANEDADRVIPVDVLRDMEKEGVIGELHRYFYSTTGNGTAVASSKKFAEEFTKELVADGVDAVILTSTUGTCTRCGASMVKEIERSGIPVVHIATVTPISLTVGANRIVPAIAIPHPLGNPALSHEEEKALRRKIVEKALEALQTEVEEQTVFERNY; encoded by the coding sequence ATGAGCAAAATTAAAGTAGTTCATTATATAAACCAATTCTTCGCAGGTGTTGGTGGAGAAGAAAAAGCTGACATCGAGCCTTTCATAGCTGAGTCACTTCCACCAGTAAGCCAGAGCCTTGCAACCCTTGTAAAGGATGATGCAGAAGTTGTTGGAACAGTAGTTTGCGGAGACTCATACTTCGGAGAAAACCTTGTAGAAGCTAAAAACAGAATACTTGAAATGATCAAGTCTTTCAATCCAGACATAGTAGTAGCTGGACCAGCTTTCAACGCAGGAAGATACGGAGTTGCTGCTGCAACTGTTACTAAGGCTGTTCAAGACGAGCTTGGAATACCAGCAGTAACTGGTATGTACATCGAAAACCCAGGCGCTGACATGTTCAAGAAATACGCATACATCATATCTACTGGAAACTCAGCTGCAGCAATGAGAACAGCTCTTCCAGCAATGGCTAAGTTCGCTATGAAGCTTGCTAAAGGCGAAGAAATAGGCGGACCAGCAGCAGAAGGATACATCGAAAGAGGTATCAGGGTTAACATGTTCAAAGAAGACAGAGGAGCTAAGAGAGCTGTCGCTATGCTTGTTAAGAAGCTTAAAGGCGAAGAGTATGAAACTGAGTATCCAATGCCTTCATTTGACAAGGTTGAGCCAGGAAAAGCTATAAAAGACATGTCTAAAGCTAAAATAGCTATAGTAACTTCTGGTGGTATAGTTCCAAAAGGAAACCCAGACAGAATAGAGTCTTCATCAGCTTCTAAGTATGGCAAGTATGACATACAAGGAATAGATGATCTTACTTCAGAAGGCTGGGAGACAGCTCACGGCGGACACGACCCAATCTACGCTAACGAAGATGCAGACAGGGTTATACCAGTAGACGTGCTTAGAGACATGGAGAAAGAAGGCGTAATAGGCGAGCTTCACAGATACTTCTACTCAACAACTGGTAACGGTACTGCTGTTGCAAGCTCTAAGAAATTCGCTGAAGAATTCACTAAGGAACTAGTAGCAGACGGCGTTGATGCTGTTATACTAACTTCTACATGAGGCACTTGTACTAGATGCGGTGCATCTATGGTTAAAGAAATAGAAAGATCTGGAATACCAGTAGTTCACATAGCTACAGTTACTCCAATATCTCTAACAGTTGGAGCCAACAGAATAGTTCCAGCTATAGCAATACCTCACCCACTTGGAAACCCAGCTCTTTCTCATGAAGAGGAAAAAGCTCTTAGAAGAAAGATAGTTGAGAAGGCTCTTGAAGCCCTTCAAACTGAGGTTGAAGAGCAAACGGTATTCGAAAGAAACTATTAA